The Flavobacterium sp. M31R6 nucleotide sequence TTATATAACTCATAAAAACAATTTCAGGACAGGTTTAGTAGTCATTAATACAAAACCACAATAATCAATTTTTAAAAAGTAGCTAAAACTCATCTTAAAAATAGAACCGAATGAAAAAACATTTACTTCTCATAACTTTTTTTTTATTGTCACTAAAATTTTTTGGTCAAAGTCCAGCACCAACTATTTCTAATAAAAAATTTTCAATTGGAAGCTACGGGCGAGCAGGAATAGCGTATAGTCTTGGAGCTCCAGACACTGAATTTCCACAATCTCTCAATTTAAATGGGATGGGATCTATCGGAGGTAGATTTGAAGAAAACGATTATTTTGAGTTAGCTGCTGCAATGCACTTTACTCCAACTATTGCCAGCAATGACACTACCCGAATTAATGTTCAGGCACGATTTGCATTTTATACTACTCAAGGTCAATTAATAGGAAACGTATCCAACAAGTCTATTGGAGGAATTACAACCGCTTTACCTGAATTATTTGCCGAAGCCAATAATATAATGGGCACTAATTGGAGTATTTGGCTAGGAGCACGATTATTTCGAGGTGATGATATACATATTATTGACCATTATTATTTTGATGATCATTCAGGGCAAGGTGTTGGAATAAGACACAAAAACACTCAGTTTTCTGTAATTTTTACCGGTTCAATAGATACTACATCGACATTACCTCCCAATTTCTACCTTAACATTGTGAATGGAACTCCTTCCTTGGGATTACGCAACAGATATGTCTCTATATTAGAACATACCTTAATAACTAAGAAAGGTTATGTAAAATTACTAGGTGAATTTCAAAGACTCCCTTCAGGAACTTCTAAAGACGCAACCACAAAATACAATTACCCTGCTGATATTGGCTATGTTGTTGGTGCCAAATATTTTAAAAACATTTCATCCAAATTACCGGGTTCCTTTAATGCGATAAGTGCCCGTTATGGTACCGGAATTGCCAATGGTGGTGATGGAGGCAGTAGTAAAACTTATATAACTTATGGAGGACCAAACTTGGAAACAAATAGTTTCAGAAAAGCCTATTCACTTGCCCTTACAGAAACTTTTTTATTGAATTTTAACAAAAATTATTCTCTGAATGGATATGCAATTTATACTAAAAGCAGAGGCGCTAGCGACAGTCTAAACACCACTACAGATTATCTGGGCAAACAAATATTATTCAACAGAAAACAGGATATCGCTTTTGGAGCAAGAGGCACTTGGTACATCAAAAATTGGTTGCATTTACTTCATGAAGTTGATCTGGCTTGGCGAAAGGACGGTACGCAGGATTTTGCACAAATGACCAAATTCACTATTGCTCCAACATTAGTCCCAACATCAGAGCGAGATGTTTGGGCAAGACCGCACTTTAGATTTGTTTATAGCATAGCGCATTATAACAAATTTGCATCCAACAACCTCTACTCACCATACCTGACTCAAAGTGGTATCAAAAGCTGGGGACAATATATAGGGGCCAAAGTTGAGTGGTGGATATGGTAAATAAGAAAACCCTAGCATCTTGAGATTAAAAAATCACAAAATTACTAGGGCTTAAAATTAATTACAACAAAATTCATTTTGTCAAAATCATGCAGTAGGTTTAAAACATAATTTCTTGACTTAAAGATTCTTGATATGCTATTCACTACTTTGCTATGCAGAATGTGCTTTCTGGATCAACATCTCCATCTGGTATATTTTTACAATGAAAAGTTCTTTTAATCGTAAAACAATCACCATCTATACTCATAACATCTACCGCTATCCTATCACCAACCTCGATTTGACTCTCCACACTTTTTTTAGTACAAGTGACTTCATATTGACAATCAGTCACCCACTTTACACTCCATGACATTTGTAACACTCCATTATCATAACTTTCTTGAGTATTGCCTTTTATTACAAAAGTTTTTTTAGGATAATCTGGGTTGTATGCTTTTATGTTTTTCAATTTAGCACAATCTAAGGCTTGTGAATACCCTATTGCTCCTACTACTAGAAATAAAATAAGTACAATTTTCTTTTTCATAATTTTGATTTGGGTTAATTTGAGGGAAAAATAAAGAATTAAAAACTATTCATTTATTTAGCAATATTACAAAATTGTGTAGCTCAATCCAACACTTCCTCTTCACTTTCTTGATATAACATAACTACCTGTTAATCTATAATATACATCACAATACTGTGTATTAGATTACTTTTTTAATAAAATAAAAATAGTTTATAACGGAAATAATGTTTGAAATTCTTTAATTATTTTAAACTAATATTTCCTTCATCAGCTCCAGCTGTTTGACTGTAAATTATTTTAGCATTACGAAACGCTTTTAAATACATTACCATATACTCAGTTCTATCAAATTATTTTTTCTATAAAAATTATTTTATAACAATTTATTTTAGTTTTGTTATATTTCTTTATGTAGATTTGTAACAATAAAACCGTTATATCATGAGACCAGATTTATTCCAAGCCCCAGATTATTACAATCTAGATGATTTATTAAGTGAGGAACACAAACTTGTTCGTGACTCCGCCCGTGCTTGGGTAAAACGTGAAGTTTCTCCCATTATAGAAGAATATGCCCAAAAAGCTGAATTTCCAAAACAAATTATAAAAGGACTCGGTGAAATAGGTGGTTTTGGACCTTATATCCCCGTAGAATATGGTGGAGCAGGGTTAGATCAAATCTCTTATGGGCTAATTATGCAAGAGATTGAACGAGGTGATTCAGGTGTTCGTTCAACTTCGTCAGTACAATCTTCGTTGGTAATGTACCCTATTTGGAAATATGGAAATGAAGAGCAAAGAATGAAATATTTACCAAAATTAGCCACAGGAGAATTCATGGGTTGTTTTGGTTTGACCGAGCCTAATTATGGTTCAGATCCAGGAAGTATGATTACTAATTTCAAAGATATGGGCGACCATTATCTTTTGAATGGTGCGAAAATGTGGATTTCGAATGCTCCATTCGCAGATATTGCCATTGTTTGGGCAAAAAATGAAGAAGGAAGAATACACGGATTAATCGTAGAACGTGGAATGGAAGGTTTTACAACTCCTGAAACGCATAACAAATGGTCACTTCGCGCTTCCTCTACTGGAGAATTGATTTTTGACAATGTAAAAGTACCAAAAGAGAATTTATTACCTAATAAATCTGGATTAGGAGCACCGTTAGGTTGTTTGGATTCTGCTCGTTATGGAATTGCGTGGGGCGCTATTGGTGCTGCAATGGATTGTTATGACACTGCTTTGCGTTATGCCAAAGAAAGAATTCAGTTTGACAAGCCTATTGCGGGAACTCAATTGCAGCAAAAGAAACTAGCCGAAATGATTACCGAAATCACCAAAGCGCAATTACTAACTTGGAGACTTGGAGTTCTAAGGAATGAAGGAAGAGCAACCACTGCCCAAATCTCTATGGCTAAAAGAAACAATGTAGACATGGCAATTCATATTGCCCGTGAAGCTAGACAAATGTTAGGAGGAATGGGAATTACCGGAGAATATTCCATCATGCGCCATATGATGAACCTAGAATCAGTAATTACATATGAAGGAACTCACGACATTCATTTATTGATTACAGGAATGGACATCACTGGAATTCCTGCTTTCAAATAGAACTAAACAACTATTAAAGTATTTATAAAATTGATAGTCAAAGCTTCTTGGTAACGAGAAGCTTTTTTAATTTTACACTAAAAAGAAACTCAATGAATATTGCAACAATCAACTCAGGCATTCAAACGCAAAAACAACAATTATTAAACCATTCTTTATACAAAAAAATAAATACTCTTGAAGATTTACATCACTTCTTAGAAAACCATGTATATGCAGTTTGGGATTTTATGTCTTTGTTAAAAGCTTTGCAAAATAAATTAACCTGTACTTCAACACCTTGGTTTGCGACACCAAATCCTGAAACCAGATATTTAATCAATGAAATTGTGCTGGCAGAGGAAAGTGATTTAAGCATCGACGGTCGACGTTTAAGCCATTTTGAAATGTACATAGAAGCAATGCAAGATTGCGGTGCCAAAACAATTGGTATTGAACTTTTTTTAGAAGAGGTTAATTCACTTCACAATATATTTGTTGCCATCAAAAAAAGTGATCTACATCCAAATATAAAAGAGTTTCTTGACTTTACGTTTAGAGTTATTGAAGAAGGCAAACCGCACAAAATAGCCGCAGCATTTACCTTTGGTAGAGAAGATTTGATTCCGAAAATGTTTACAGAAATCTTAAAAAATTTTCAGTCCAAATTCCCTGATAATGATTTAAGTAAATTACTTTATTACTTTGAAAGACATATCGAATTGGATGCTGATGAGCATGGCCCAATGGCAATGAAGATGATTACCGAACTATGTGGTGAGGATTCAAAAAAATGGTCGGAAGTGGAAGAAATTTCGATTCTGGCTTTAGAAAAAAGAATAGGTCTTTGGGATGCTATTGAAGAACAAATTCTCCTAAAAGCCGAAATGGTTTAATAAAATAAGTAACCTAAGAATCGTTTAATTGTAATTTCCTAAAAATGGTTTATACATTGAAAATATGCGTATTATTCTTAAGCCTTCTTTTGATAGATTGCCAATCTGACAATACTGATATAAAATCCGTTGCGCCCTCACAAAACCCTAAACCAACTCAACTAACATTGGCCACTAAATCAGAACCCATTAAATATTTGGCTTTGGGAGACAGTTATACAATAGGGCAAAGTGTTTGTGAAACCTGCCGATTTCCAGAACAATTAAAAGCCAAGCTCTATAATTTAAACACTCGAAATAGCATTTCGTTAAACATAATTGCAAAGACAGGATGGACAACCAGTAATTTAATATCGGCAATAAACAGTCAAAATCCAAGTAATGATTATGACCTAGTTACTTTACTCATTGGGGTGAATAATCAATATCAAGGGAATTCTTTTTCTGAATATGAAAAAGAATTCCCTGATTTAGTAAATAAGGCTATTTTATTAGCAAAAGGTGACAAAACAAATTTAATAGTAGTCTCTATTCCAGATTATGCATACACGCCATTTGGCAATGGAAATAAAAGAGTATCTACAGAAATAGATCAATATAATTCTTATGCACAAAACTATTGTGCAGAAAACAGCATAATATTCGTAAACATTACAGACATAACCAGACAAGGCTTATCAAATCCTAGCCTAGTTGCATCAGACAACTTACATCCTTCTGAAAAAGCATATACTTTATTCGTAGAACGCATTTTACCAAAAGCAGTCGACGTTTTACAAAATTAAATATTAATTCTCTGGGGCCAATTCCAATTCCAAGCCTTCGAGACTCTCGGTAATCGGGATTTGACAACCCAAACGACTATTTGATTTTACATAAAAAGCTTCAGATAACATAGCTTCTTCATCATCACCCATAGCCGGCAACGGAACATCATTAAGAACATAACATTGGCAAGAAGCGCACATTGCCATTCCCCCGCAAGTTCCCTCAACCGGAAGCTCATAGGCTTTGCACAATTCCATTATGTTCATCGCCATATCTGTTGGGGCCTGTAATTCATGAACAACTCCTTCTCTATCTTTAATTTTTATTAAAACGTCCATTATATAATTTAACTTTTATTAAAAAAATCGAAGCTGTTTAAAACTTCGATGTTAATCTTTTACTGTAAGATCTAGTGCGTAATCTTTATTATTTTCGTTATTATGAATTTTCAAACCAATAACATCAGCTTGATTCACTACGAAAGTGACTTTCACAGCGGGCGTATAAGATCCTTCAAAAGTTTTAAATATTAACTTTCCCTCATACGTTAAATTCAACAAACCATTTTTTTCCGTTTTTGTTTTAGTCAATATTTGCGAATCTAAAACTGCTGTAATATATGCGCTTTTATCTAACATTTTAGCCTTGCCCCCGCTTAATTCAGTCAAAAATTCAGCATTGGCAATCTTTAATTGTCCCTGTCTATTTGACGATATATCAACCATTGAAGAAAAGTTTAATTCAGTCCATTCTTCATCAACATTAACATACGTTTTGGACACATATGCCTCTTGAATTGGTTCTTGGGCATAATTTTTATAGAAACACAGAAATAGAATAATTAATAAGTACTGCTTTTTCATAATTCAAATTTTATAGGTTAGTGCTACAAATGTAAATTTTTATTTGAATTTTCAAATAAAAAAATCTTGAATTATTCACATTGTTTTTTGCGCAAAACAAAATAAACAGCGATTTTATTGGTAATTCATTAATAATAATCTTTAAAAAAAACCTTTTCGTTGATTTTTAACAAGTATGAACCATCTATTTAACAAGAGCGAACATGACTTTTATCATTTTATACTTGGCTTTTTTTTATTAAAGAGTCATTTTTAAGATTAATAAAAACAAACAATATTCTATTTTTCAATGCATTACATAATATTAACAACCGTTTCTATTTGAGGGGCATACTTTTTAATGGTAGTCTCCACTCCGGCTCTTAACGTCATCTGATTCACACTACAACTTGTACACGCTCCTTCAAGGCGCACTTTTACGTGTTTTCCTTCATCAATTGAAATAAGCGTAATGTCTCCACCATCTGAATTCAGAAAAGGTCTGATTTCTTCCAGTGCTTTTAGAACATTATTAGTTAATTCTTCTGTTTTCATAAGTTGATATCTATTATTCTTTTTCGGTCTACCGATATTTTCAGGAATTAATCACACATTAGTGATTGCTATTCATCCTTCAATATTATTTCTTAACAGCCGAACATCCGGCCATTGTAGTGATTTTGATTGCTTCAGTAGGTTCCAAATTTTCATTTCTATTGACAACTTCACTAACTACGTTTCGTGTTATCTCGTCAAAAACATTTTCAATAATAGAACCTGTTTGTAATGCCGCTGGACGTCCATAATCTCCCGCTTCGCGAATAGACTGTACAATTGGCACTTCTCCAAGAAAAGCAACTCCTAGATCCTGAGCAAGATCTTTAGCTCCCTCTTTTCCAAAGATATAATATTTATTGTTAGGCAATTCTTCTGGTGTAAAATAGGCCATGTTTTCTATAATTCCCAAAACAGGAACATTTATCGCTTCTGATAAAAACATGGAAACTCCTTTCTTGGCATCTGCCAGTGCAACAGCTTGTGGAGTACTAACCACAACAGCACCAGTAACAGGCAATGATTGCATAATTGATAAATGAATATCTCCTGTTCCAGGTGGCAGATCAATTAACATGAAATCTAATTCCCCCCAATTGGCATCAAAAATCATTTGATTTAGCGCTTTAGAAGCCATCGGACCTCTCCAGATTACAGCTTGACTTGGCGAGGTGAAAAATCCGATAGAAAGCATTTTTACTCCATAACTTTCAACAGGTTTCATCTTCGATTTCCCGTCAACCTCTACCGAAATCGGCTTTTCATTTTCGACATCAAACATGATTGGCATCGATGGACCGTAAATATCAGCATCCAATATCCCTACTGCAAATCCCATTTTAGCTAATGTTACCGCCAAATTTGCCGTAACAGTAGATTTTCCTACACCTCCTTTTCCTGAAGCAACTGCAATAATATTTTTTATCCCTGGTATAGCTTTTCCTTTAATTTCATTCTTTTCTGGAACTTCTACTTTTATGTTTACTTTGATTTTAGCATCTGGAGACACTAATTCATGTATCGTTTTTCTAATGTCATCTTCAGCTCTTTTCTTGATGTGCATTGCCGGTGTATGCAATAACAAATCCACAACAACTTCATCTCCAAAAGTAACCACGTTTGCAATAGCGCCACTTTCTACCATATTTTTACCTTCACCAGCAATAGTTATTGTTTCTAATGCCTTAAGAATATCTTTTCTATCTAATTTCATGCGTAATTATTATTTTTTTATTTGGAACATGTAGTACCTTCTCCAATCTATTTATCTTTTTTGAATCGGGCGATTTCATTATAAATGGTTTAAAAAAAGGCTGTCTTTATTTAAACTAATTTTAGATTGCAAAGATAACGGATTAAGTTCTTATTCTAAAGGATTTGAATTGGATTTATTGATAGTGGTTGATAATAACATCTATAATCTCAACAGTCATTTTTGCAATCCTAAAATCCTTAAAAAACAATAACTGCGAATAGAAGTAATACCGAATTAAACCTTCATTTCAGGATCCCAAAAAACGGACTTAAAATTCATGATTTGATTATCCTCAACAACAATACCCTCACTTTCCAGTAATTGTTGCATTAGATTCGTTCCGTCAAAATGGTGTTTACCTGTTAACAATCCTTTTCTGTTGACCACTCTATGTGCAGGAACATCTTCAAGATTATGTGCTGCATTCATTGCCCAACCTACCATTCTGGCAGAACGCGCAGCCCCTAAAACTTTGGCAATTGCGCCATAGGAAGTGACCTTTCCGTATGGAATTTGTCTGACGACAGCGTAAACTCTTTCAAAAAAATTATCGTTTGTTGCTTCCATTTTGTTTTATCCAAAATATCCTTTAATGAGTTTGAACAGTGTAACTATCGAAACTAACCCAGTAATTGAACCAATAATATAATTTCCATTATTGATTAAAAAAGAGGATTTTGCTTCCCTTTTCTTGAAGTATATGATGTAGAGATAAAAAACCAGAAAGGAACCTGCGACTACTCCTCCCACAAAAGCAAAAATAAAAGATTCTAAAAAATAAAAATACCCATACGTAGAAAGTGTAATGGACACGAAAACATAATATGGAATGGGGAATAAATTCAATGCCGACAGCAACATTCCCAAAAAAAACCGATTCGTTTTACTGCGAACTTTGGTTTCCGATTTAGGCAATTTTGGTTTTTTGGCTTTCCAAAAAAAATAAATGGTCAGTGCAATAAAAATAAATAGTCCAATTTCTTGAAGACTACTGATAATATCCGGACGGCTATTAATAAAATTAGCAAATAATAAAGCTAAAAATGTCTGAAAAAAAACAATTATTGTAGCACCAATAGCGAAAGAAATGGCCTCATTCCTACCGTCTTTTAAGCTTACTTTTGCAGCTGTCATATTAATCAAACCAGGAGGTGTAATACCAATTGCTGCAACAATAAATCCGAGAAAAAAAGGCAATAGTAGAGTCATACTTAGTTTGCATTTTCAGTTTGCAGTCTCAGCTTACAAACTGAAAACCATCTTAGAAAACTATTTGATTTTAAAACGAATATACGTA carries:
- a CDS encoding carbohydrate porin, which gives rise to MKKHLLLITFFLLSLKFFGQSPAPTISNKKFSIGSYGRAGIAYSLGAPDTEFPQSLNLNGMGSIGGRFEENDYFELAAAMHFTPTIASNDTTRINVQARFAFYTTQGQLIGNVSNKSIGGITTALPELFAEANNIMGTNWSIWLGARLFRGDDIHIIDHYYFDDHSGQGVGIRHKNTQFSVIFTGSIDTTSTLPPNFYLNIVNGTPSLGLRNRYVSILEHTLITKKGYVKLLGEFQRLPSGTSKDATTKYNYPADIGYVVGAKYFKNISSKLPGSFNAISARYGTGIANGGDGGSSKTYITYGGPNLETNSFRKAYSLALTETFLLNFNKNYSLNGYAIYTKSRGASDSLNTTTDYLGKQILFNRKQDIAFGARGTWYIKNWLHLLHEVDLAWRKDGTQDFAQMTKFTIAPTLVPTSERDVWARPHFRFVYSIAHYNKFASNNLYSPYLTQSGIKSWGQYIGAKVEWWIW
- a CDS encoding acyl-CoA dehydrogenase family protein; translation: MRPDLFQAPDYYNLDDLLSEEHKLVRDSARAWVKREVSPIIEEYAQKAEFPKQIIKGLGEIGGFGPYIPVEYGGAGLDQISYGLIMQEIERGDSGVRSTSSVQSSLVMYPIWKYGNEEQRMKYLPKLATGEFMGCFGLTEPNYGSDPGSMITNFKDMGDHYLLNGAKMWISNAPFADIAIVWAKNEEGRIHGLIVERGMEGFTTPETHNKWSLRASSTGELIFDNVKVPKENLLPNKSGLGAPLGCLDSARYGIAWGAIGAAMDCYDTALRYAKERIQFDKPIAGTQLQQKKLAEMITEITKAQLLTWRLGVLRNEGRATTAQISMAKRNNVDMAIHIAREARQMLGGMGITGEYSIMRHMMNLESVITYEGTHDIHLLITGMDITGIPAFK
- a CDS encoding DUF3050 domain-containing protein; protein product: MNIATINSGIQTQKQQLLNHSLYKKINTLEDLHHFLENHVYAVWDFMSLLKALQNKLTCTSTPWFATPNPETRYLINEIVLAEESDLSIDGRRLSHFEMYIEAMQDCGAKTIGIELFLEEVNSLHNIFVAIKKSDLHPNIKEFLDFTFRVIEEGKPHKIAAAFTFGREDLIPKMFTEILKNFQSKFPDNDLSKLLYYFERHIELDADEHGPMAMKMITELCGEDSKKWSEVEEISILALEKRIGLWDAIEEQILLKAEMV
- a CDS encoding SGNH/GDSL hydrolase family protein produces the protein MVYTLKICVLFLSLLLIDCQSDNTDIKSVAPSQNPKPTQLTLATKSEPIKYLALGDSYTIGQSVCETCRFPEQLKAKLYNLNTRNSISLNIIAKTGWTTSNLISAINSQNPSNDYDLVTLLIGVNNQYQGNSFSEYEKEFPDLVNKAILLAKGDKTNLIVVSIPDYAYTPFGNGNKRVSTEIDQYNSYAQNYCAENSIIFVNITDITRQGLSNPSLVASDNLHPSEKAYTLFVERILPKAVDVLQN
- a CDS encoding 2Fe-2S iron-sulfur cluster-binding protein, with protein sequence MDVLIKIKDREGVVHELQAPTDMAMNIMELCKAYELPVEGTCGGMAMCASCQCYVLNDVPLPAMGDDEEAMLSEAFYVKSNSRLGCQIPITESLEGLELELAPEN
- a CDS encoding NifU family protein, giving the protein MKTEELTNNVLKALEEIRPFLNSDGGDITLISIDEGKHVKVRLEGACTSCSVNQMTLRAGVETTIKKYAPQIETVVNIM
- a CDS encoding Mrp/NBP35 family ATP-binding protein; this encodes MKLDRKDILKALETITIAGEGKNMVESGAIANVVTFGDEVVVDLLLHTPAMHIKKRAEDDIRKTIHELVSPDAKIKVNIKVEVPEKNEIKGKAIPGIKNIIAVASGKGGVGKSTVTANLAVTLAKMGFAVGILDADIYGPSMPIMFDVENEKPISVEVDGKSKMKPVESYGVKMLSIGFFTSPSQAVIWRGPMASKALNQMIFDANWGELDFMLIDLPPGTGDIHLSIMQSLPVTGAVVVSTPQAVALADAKKGVSMFLSEAINVPVLGIIENMAYFTPEELPNNKYYIFGKEGAKDLAQDLGVAFLGEVPIVQSIREAGDYGRPAALQTGSIIENVFDEITRNVVSEVVNRNENLEPTEAIKITTMAGCSAVKK
- a CDS encoding MGMT family protein → MEATNDNFFERVYAVVRQIPYGKVTSYGAIAKVLGAARSARMVGWAMNAAHNLEDVPAHRVVNRKGLLTGKHHFDGTNLMQQLLESEGIVVEDNQIMNFKSVFWDPEMKV
- a CDS encoding LysE family transporter, with protein sequence MTLLLPFFLGFIVAAIGITPPGLINMTAAKVSLKDGRNEAISFAIGATIIVFFQTFLALLFANFINSRPDIISSLQEIGLFIFIALTIYFFWKAKKPKLPKSETKVRSKTNRFFLGMLLSALNLFPIPYYVFVSITLSTYGYFYFLESFIFAFVGGVVAGSFLVFYLYIIYFKKREAKSSFLINNGNYIIGSITGLVSIVTLFKLIKGYFG